The DNA window CCCACAAAAAAAGCAAATTTTTCCCATAAAAGAAAAATTTGCTACAACGCCTTATAAATCAAAGGGTTACGAGAAATTTAGGTACCCAAATGTCATATAGGCCGTTTTCTACAATACGTTTGTATTGTAAAAATCTGCTATTTTTTAATACTGTTTAATAAAAATTGTTATTTTTTAATAAAAATCAATATTTTGTGTTGCAAAACTATTGCTTTTTTTAATTTAAGTTGTATATTTGATTTCAAGAACGGAACGGGCGCAAAGTCCGAAATTCGTTTTTGTAATACACGGCCATAACAAAAAGAGGCCGCTGTAAGGAGGAAAAATGAAAGAAATATTGGAATATACGAGCTATCGCCAGTATATTGCGGATTACTACGCCGATAAAAAAGCGAAATCTGCGTTTACTTGGCAAGAGTTCGCTGACGAAGCCGGATTCTCTTCACGTGTTTATCTGAAATACGTGAGTGAAGGCCGCTTTAACTTGAGCGAAACGGCGACAGTTCGCGTTGCAGAGGCCATGCGCTTGGTGGACTACGAACGTGAATATTTCGCGGAAATGGTCCGGTTCGACCATGCGAAAACGGATGCCGAAAAGAAGGCCGCCTTTAACAACATGCTTGCCATTGGTGATGCGCACAAGGCTAAAATCTTGGAAGGCGATTCGTTCCGCTTTTTTGAAAGCTGGAAAAATCCCGTTATCCGTGAACTCGCTCCATCAATGCCTGGCGCAAAACCGCTTGCGCTTGCTCATGCCTGCCGTCCAGAAATTACCGCCGCCGAAGTCAGCGATGTGCTGAACTTTTTGGTCAAGGGCGGATTCCTTGAAAAAAATGACGAAGGCAACTATGTGCAAACGAATAAATCCTTGACGACGGGGCGCATGGAAGTGACGCCGTTGGCGGTCCGCACGATGCACCGTCAAATGGGCGAACTCGCGCTCGAAGCGATCGAGGGTGTGGATCAGGATAAACGAAATTTCTCCGGTGTCACGTTTGGCATCACTAAAGAAGGCTACGATGAAATCGTGCAAGAAATTGCCGATTGCCGTAAAAGGGTCGTAGCCATTGCGAGAAAAAATGCCGCCACGGACGAAGTTTATCGTCTGAATATGCAGCTTTTCCCGCTGACGCAAAAACAAGATTTAAAAAAATAAATAAGGAGGAATGTATGAATTACTCAAAAATTAGCGGACAGTCTGTCTGCAAAATGGCGATGCTGCTCGCCTTTGTGTTCGCAGCGTGCTCGGAAAATAATGGCCCTGTTGCCGGTGGTACTGTCGAAGAAACTGGTTTGGAAAAAATTTCCCTTATTGGGCGTGCAATGCGGTTATCGCCTGCAGACAAAGATAAAGTGTTTGGGGGGTGGAGCAGTACTGCTAAAATGGGCTCCATCATAAGAATGGCTGAACTCGATTCTGTTACGTTCGATACGACTGGTGTTGTTTATTATACAGAATGTGTAAATTCATCGGGAGAATTTAGCTTTGATAGTGTTTCGCTAAATAGTCCGTATGTTATGTTTGAACTTGCTCCTTACGCAGAAAATCCTGTGTATTGGTCTTGGAATGGTGTTTGGTCTTTTGATGATTATAATGCTTCGGAAGGGGTGTATGTGGCGACATATAGTGTCATTGTTGATGTTCGAGAAACGAGAGATATTGACATTAATGCAATGACTTATTTGGAATCGGCTCGTATACTTTCTTTAGTGAAGCGGGGAAAGCGTTTTGCTGAAGCTAAGCGTCAGGCTGATAAGGAACTTCTTGATGATTTGGGTATGTATGGAGATTCCTTTGATTTTGATAAGACTTCGTACGTTGAAAATAAAAATCATTTGTTCGTTTTAGATTACATTGAGGAAATGCTTTTTCAGTGGTCTGAAAAAAATTCAACGTTGTTGATTACTCAAGCGTTTGCCAATATGGGATCTTTGTCTGCGGTAGATTCTATAAAACAATTCTTGGTCGAAAAAATTTATTGGATGAAGAACAGCGAAGAATTTTCTGATAGTGTTAAGAATGTTTTGTATAACATTGTGGCTGGAATGCATGGACTTGGAAGATGTACTGCTCAAAATGAGGGGAAAGGTGTAGAAGTCTTTGGAAATCCGGATCGCTATATGAATGTTTACTGTTTGTCTGGGCAATGGACTGTTTTGAATGGTCGCTATAAAATGGCGGAAATAGTGCCTACTACAATAGGAACGTTGGTTGATAGTCGTGATGGCATGGTATATAAAACAGTGACGTTTGATATTGATGGTCTGCCTCAAACTTGGATGGCCGAAAACTTGAGATATCGTGATGAAAACGTCCAGCCGATGAATTACTTTGATCCGCACTATGTTTCTTTGCGTCAAAAATCACGTAATTTTGACTTTTTAGAGTATGTTGCTTCTTTGGATTCTGCATATTGGAATACGGTGTCTGTATATAAGGAACCTGAATTGGTTGGCTATGATTCGTTGAAAGTTGAGGGGGAACATTTCCGGGGAATATGTCCAGAAGGGTGGCATGTCCCGACTTTGAAAGAATGGTCTCGTTTGCTGTATCTTTTGGAACAAGCGACGGGTGGTTGTGCTAATTATGGTTGTAGTGATGATTTCGTTGAAAATGAATATTTGGGTTATCATGCGTCGAAGTATTTACCCCAGGTTGGATTTGGAGATTATTCCTATGAATCTTTCGCCTTTGTAGTCCAATCAACGGATCGATGGGAGTTGAAAGCTATTGAAATGGCGGGTTGGAATGTTGAGGTGATGTATGGTTGGGATACGTATCTGTGGCCTTATGGCTATTTCTCCTTCCGTTGTGTTCAGGACTAATTTTGTTCTAAAGCTTTAGAAATATTTGTTAGGAGGAAAAAGGAAGACGGGGTTCGCCCCGTCTTCTTTTATGCATTGTCTTCCCGGATTTATTCTGGGATCGGCATCTCGTCATTGCACTTCGTGCATGACCTATCGGCTCAACCATGCCAAAATGCAAGCATTTTGTCGCGGCACTCGCCTCATTGTCATTCCTCTTCGAGGCATGACTGCGGCGGGAATCAAATGCGAGTCCACAAGTGTCCTCTCGCTTGATTCCCTTGTATGTCATTCCGGCCCCCGAGCCGGAATCCCCTCAGAGTCTTAGTTTTAGTCCCGCAATTTGGCTTTCAAGTCTTGCTGCTTCTGCGTGTAGCTTTTGCAGAAACGCCGCTGTGGCGGGTGAATTGGCATCCTGTATGCGGTGATTCGCGCTTTTCAAGAACTTTTCGACTTGCTTGATGTCTTCGCGTGTTTTCTCATTGCAATAAGTTTCTGCCATGCGCTCGAAAATATATTCTTCGGCGGTTTTGGACAAGTGAATCATGTCGCTGTCGTAAAAGCGGTAGTCGCGCAACTCGTCCATCACAATCTCGTAACTCGGGAAGTGTTCGACAAACGCTGGATTTTGTTGAGACTGCCCCGGATTTGTTACTGTGGTGTTGCGCGAAGCGCATGTTTGGTTCGCCTCGTCAATCTCTTGAATGACTTTATTAATTGCAAGTTGCAGCGTTGCCTTCGAAAGCGTGTTGTTGTGCGCGCCATCGCTCATGTGCCGTAACGGCGAAACCGTAAAGACGATATGAAATTCGTGACTTTCGCTTTTCCTGTTTTCCGTTGAATGGTCTTTTTCAACGCAGTCATTCTCGACCGAAGGGAGGGAATCCATCTTTTCTTGTTGCGGCCTTTGCGTAGGGGATCCATTAAATTTTGGTCGAAGGATCCTGTCATTTTTAATCTTGCATAATCCTTCCACAATTTCACGAATTGCCGTCGCGGCTTCATCCACCGAAATCATCTGGCGCTCAAATAATCTCGGATTTTGCCTGTGGCAATTTGAAACCACCTGTCCGCGTGTTGTCTCGTTTGAACTTTCTCCATTTTCACAAGTTGATTTCAAAAAGTACACGAAGGCAGTCCCGAACGTGATGAATACAACATCGGCCTTTTGCAAAAATTCACGTGCTTGCGTTGCTGCGTTATTCAGCTTGGCAATGCATTCCTCGCGAGTCTTGGCAGAAAGCGATCCATGGGCATCCCAGCAATGCCAAGATGCGCCGCAGTGTTCGGAGTCCGCATGATTTCCAAGACGCATGTCCTGAAAAACATCTTCTTCGTCGAACAGTTTCCCGTCGGCGATAGCCTTGATCTGTTTCGCCAACGAAAGCGGATTGTACACCGTCCCGAACGGATTAGCCAAAACTTTAAATTTCCGCGATGCAAATTGTGCCGAAATATTGTCCGCAAAACACGATCCGAAAAAAGCGAGTCGCGATTTGTAATCAATTTGCCAACTGAACGCGGGAATATCAATTTTCGTGAAAAAGTTCATGAAAAAAAATGTAGTAAAAAACTCTGTTTTTCAAAAAATGACGATTTTTACGTAATAATGACTGTGATTTTTTTATTCCTTACGTAATTTTTTAATGTTGTTCGAAATATTTTGATGGAAAAAGGGCTCTTGATGAGCTTTTCTTCTGATTTTACCAACAAATCTCTTCGTTTTGGGTGCGAAAGACGGCGCTTGGTGTCGCTTTGCGGGCTTTTATTCTAAAATTTGATTAATTTATCTTTAATTTTACGTAAAAAACTATCTAATTTCAAATTTTTTACGTAAAAAAATGACCAAAAGAGGATTTTTAGTGTGGGGAACCGTTGTTTGCGCGGCATTAGCGCGACATTTGCGTGTTTTCGCGCTTTTCCAGCGTATTTCTCGTTACGTCTTGAATATCCTAATTCATATTGTGAAAATTGATAAAATTCTAATTCTTTATAAAAATCTTTAAAATTTTGCGTAAAAATTGAATTTTATATTGTAAAACTGTTGATTTTTGAAAATTAATGAATTATATTTTGAAACATCGAACAGTCAGTCCGGAAAAGAGACTGAGTGTAAGGAGGAAAAATGAAAGATATACTTGAATACAGGGACTACCGCCAGTATATCGCAGACTACTATGCCGATCGAAAGGCTAAGTCTGCGTTTTCTTGGCAGGAGTTCGCTACTGCGGCGGGTTTCTCGTCGCCGGTTTACCTTAAATATGTGAGCGAAGGTCGCTTCAACTTGAGTGAGGAAGCTGCGATTCGCACGGCGCGTTCCATGCATCTCGCTGATTTCGAATGCGACTTCTTTGTGGAAATGGTCAAGTTTTGCCATGCAAAGACCGATGACGAAAAACGTTCTGCGTTCAGCAATATGCTCTCTATTGCAGAATCTCGCAAAATGAAAATTCTGGAGGGCGAGTCTTTCCGCTTTTTCGAAGACTGGAAAAATCCGGTGCTCCGCGAACTCGCTCCCGCGATGCCAGGTGCGAAGCCTTTGGCTCTTGCTCATGCCTGTCGTGAAAAAATCAGTGCTGCCGAAGTGAGCGAGACTTTGAATTTCTTGGTCAAGGCGGACCTTCTGAAAAAAGACAAAGACGGAAATTACGAACAAACGGATAAAGTCGTGACGACCGGTCCGATGGAAGTGACTCCACTGGCGGTTCGCGGAATGCATCGCCAAATGGGAGAATTCGCGTTGGACGCTATCGAGGGCGTGCCGCAGGACGAACGCCATTTCTCGGGCCTTACGCTTGGCATTACCCGTGAGGCTTATCAGGAAATCGTGCAGAAAATAGCTGAGTTCCGTAAAGAAATCATCGAGATTGCAACACGTGAACCTGCAACAGACGAAGTTTACCGTCTGAACGTGCAGTTCTTCCCGATGACAAATAAAAGTTTAAATAAAAAGGATTAAGGAGGAAACTATGAATAACTTAAATCGTAACACGCTTGTGCGTGATTTCATCGGGGCGGTGTTCTGCTTGATGATGGCGTTTGCTCTTCTCATGATGTATTCGGGTTGCTCCGAAGACAATTCTCCGATAAACGGTGCTCATGGTGGTGCCGCCGAAGAACAGGGCGTGTATGCTTTGGCGGGGCGAGCTGGCGATGTGTATCCTAAAGTGATGGGATTGGATGGGCTTGACTCAGTTTCTGGAATTAATGATGGACGTTTGGAGGTACCTGAAGGAACTGTCGTCGCTGTTTACGAATTGAATCCCCTAACTCTTGAACCGAATGGTCGTGTTTTTTTGGATACCATCGACAATGGTGAAGGTCGTTTTGCGTTTGAAAATATTTTTTTGGGTAGCCCGTATGTATTGATTGAAATACGGGATTCTTGCATTGCGTTTGATTGTCAAGAACGTGGTGTGTGGGGCTCTTCGTCTTATCAAACGTATGTTGAAGTTCCATGCGAATCCGTGATTGATTCCTCTTGGGGAGGAATTTGGCCTACCGATTGTGGCATTTTGGATTCTACCAAATATCCGGTTTCTTTAGGCGCTATAGTTGATGTACGGAATTACCAAGAATCAGGTTCTTCGAAAATAAGCATTAACACATTAAGTTATCTGAAAATCCCGTTGTTGAAGAAATACTTTGCCGAAGGGATGTCTTTTGCTGCGGCGGGTAAAAAGGCGGAACAAGAAATCTTGGAAAACTTTGGCATTTATGAAGATTTGGGAGAATTTGAAAATGCTGAAAATGTAAATGGTGAATTGTCTTATGTTTTGCGGATGATTGTTCGAATTATAACTCTTGGTGATGCTTTCGTTTATAATTTTCCGATACCTTTTGATCGTTATTATTACATAACTTTTGCCGCAGCCAATGCTTTTGGGAGTGACATGGAGCAGGTTTATTTGAATAAGATAAAGATGCTTGATTATGGAATAGGCTATTATTTACAAGAAATTGGTGTTGGTCGATGCACAGAATCTCGTGAAAATGAAGTCTATAAAATACTAGGGCATGAGTATATGTCGGTTGTTTGCCGTTCCGGTAAGTGGAAACCGGGGCGTAAAAAGTTAGAATACTCTAGCGGAGTGATGACGGACGCGCGCGATGGCAAAACATATAAGACTGTCACGTATAATTGGGGCGATATTACGCAGACGTGGATGGCCGAAAATCTGAACTATACAGATGCGACATCTAGTAAAACGTGCTGGGATGGTGATTCTTCTTGTGATTATGGCCGTTATTATACGTGGCGAACTGCGATGGATTTGGATTGGTCTTCTATAAAAATGACGTCTCGTATTCATGAATTTATATGGAATGATGCCGACAGTACTTATAAGGATAAATGGGAAACCGTGGCTGTAGAGGATATGTGTTTGAAGAAAGGTTATCTTGAAGGCGCAAGTGATAGTGTAAAGTATGCTTATTGCTATGTAAAATCACCGGATGGCAAATGTGTGGCTAATGATACCGCAGATAACGTTTACAGTTATTGTTATAGAAAGTATGATGGTTGTCACTTGGATTTGTCGGAATCTGTTTTCCGAACAAAGCCTGTTGCTTATCGCGGTGTGTGCCCGGAAGGATGGAGAATCCCCAATAAGGAAGATTGGGAAATCTTGGGGCAAAATGTTGCCGCACGAGGAGCCTCGTTTACCGATGTCTATGGAAGCGGTTTCGGATATACTGCGCCGATGAGCGACGTCAGGTATGCTTTGGTTCCTAGCGAGAATGATGTAGGCCGTATCTCCTTTACGGCTTTTGTTGGAAGTGAGAACGTTTCTATAGATATGTATATGAATTTTACAGATGCTCCTAGGAATGCACTCCCGTTCTTTGTGCTAAATAATGAAATGTTTGTTCGCTGCATCAAAAATTGAATTTGATCCCCAAAAAACATGAGTGTAAGGAGGAAATGTGGGACAGGAGACGGGCTTCGGCCCGCCTTCTTTTTTTTGCTTTGGTCGAAGATGGTGTCATGGCGGACTTGATCCGCCATCTCTATACCTATTTGCTAATAACTAAAAACTAGTAACTATAAACTATCTTATCTGTATCACAGAAAATGCAAAAAATTTTATAAAAATAACAAAAATGCTTAAATTTAAATAAAAACGTAAAATATTTATCCTTAAACTGTTGACTTTTTAAATTTTTTGTTTTATATTTCAGGTTGTAAACGGCTCGGACTTTAAAATCAAGAGGCTGTTTGTGTTAGGAGGAATAAATGAAGGATGTACTAGAGTACACGAACTATCACCAGTACATCGCAGATTACTATGCCGAAAAAAAGGCGAAATCTGCGTTTACTTGGCAAACTTTTACGCGAGCGGCGGGCTTCTCGTCGCCTGTGTTCCTGAAATACGTGAGCGAAGGCCGCTCGAATCTGAGCGAAGATACTGCGTATCAAGTAGCCAATGCCATGGGGCTTGCTGGCTACGAACAAGAATATTTTGCCGAAATGGTCAAGTTCGACCATGCCAAAACGGATGATGAAAAAAAATCTGCGTTCAACAGGATGCTTGCCATTGCCGATGTTCATAAAGTCAGAATTATTGAAGGTGATTCTTTCCGCTATTTCGAAAGCTGGAAAAATCCGGTGCTCCGCGAACTTGCTCCTTCAATGCCGGGGGCTAAGCCCCTGGCACTTGCCCGTGCTTGCCGCCCCAAAATTTCTGCTGCAGAAGTCAGCGAATCGCTCAGCTTTTTGGTCAAGGCCAATTTGCTTCAAAAGGACAAAAGCGGAAATTACGTACAGACTGAAAAATCTGTGACTACCGGCCCCATGGACGTGACGCCCGTGGCTGTTCGCGGAATGCATCGTCAAATGGGTGAATTTGCGCTTGATGCCATTGAAGGCGTGCCGCAAAATGAACGCCATTTCTCGGGCCTTACGCTTGGCATTACTCAAAGCGCCTACGATGAAATTGTTCAAGAAATTGCGGAATTTCGTAAAAGGATTGTAGCGATTGCAACAAGGGATGATGATGCGGATGAAGTTTATCGCTTGAACGTGCAGTTTTTCCCGATGACAAAAAAGAGTGTTAATAAGGATTAGGAGGATATCATGAAGTTTCCAAGACGAAATTCGTTGGTGAGTGATTTTATTGGAGCGGCGTTCTGTTTGTTTATGGCGTTTGCTCTGGTCATGATGTATGCGGGCTGCTCCGAAGATGTTGATCGGTCTCCGTTGGCGCGTGACGGTGGTTCTACGGAAGAAACGGCTTTGCTTGAAAATATTACGGTAAAAGGCTTGGCAATGGTGAGCCCGCGGTATGAATCTCTGGATAGTACGCAATTGGAGTTTGCTTTGGGTGGAGTGCGTAAAGGCTCTATAGTGACCCTTTACGAATTGGATTCTCTTTCGTTGGATACAACGGGAGTTGCTTATGCGGATACTATCGACAATGATGAAGGGCTCTTTAATATTCAAGTGGAGGCGTTGAAATCCCCGTATGTGTTGATAGCGGCTGATATGGGGAAAATCGTGAATGTGAATGATCAAGGTATTGGCTATAGCGAAAATAATCGTGTTTTTAGAGCCGTTGCTGATGTTCGTGATAGTGCCCCTATTGTTGTTGACGTGATTTCTGATTTGTTGTATGCTCGCGTTCGTTTTTTGGTTAAATTGGATGTTGATTTTGTACAGGCGATGGATCGAGCAAAACGTGAATTGTTTGATGCGATTGGGGTCTATGATGTGGTTCCAGATTATAAAGATTTGGAAAGTCTAGATTATTATGCGATGTTGTCTGTGATTGATGCTATTGGCCTCCGTTCGGGAGTTGATGTTTTTGCGCAAAGGGGATCTTTTGCGGAATATCAATGGTTAAGTAGTAAGATTACTGATAAAACAACTGAATTGATAAGGGTGCTGAGTATTCCGCAGGCTTTCTATGACGGAATGGGGGCTCGGGGCGCTAGAATGTATCAAACGATAAAACTTTACGAAAAATATCTTGCAGGAATTTTATCTGCAATGATAGGGGTGGGGCGTTGCACGACGTCGTTAGAAGGGCAAGTGCTTGGTATTCCCGATAGTATTAGAAATATGAAAGAATTCAAAATTGTTTGTCGCTCGGAAAGTTGGCACTTGACTTTTGATAAACATGTAAGTCATTCGTTTGGGACGATGACGGATGCTCGTGATGGAAGAACGTACAAGACGGTAACAATTGATTTTGGTGAAAAAACGGCGACTTGGATGGCCGAAAACTTGAATTACAATGGCGCTATGCTTGATACTACATATTGCTATGACGATAAAGCTGAAAATTGTGAAATCTTTGGCCGTCAGTATGATTGGCACACGGCGGTGGGATTAGGCAAATCTGTTTTGCGGAATTGGTCGTATGTGAATATGGATGCATGTCGGGATGCGTTGTCAGATATATATATGAGGAAAGATTCACAACCTTATGATTCTGCATATGTTCAAAGATGTATAGAACATTTTGAAAATACGGATCCGTTGGCCAAGGAAAAGTGTGAGTCTTATGGTTATGGTGAGAATGTAGATACGGTATTTTTTAATCAGTGGATTACTGAAATGTGTAATGCTTATATGGGGCCGAATAATTGGCATGTTTATTTGTCTAATGTTGATTTAGATAGCATTGCTGTGAGTCAGGGCGTTTGCCCTGGGGGTTGGCGAATCCCCACTTTCGATGATTGGGAAGAGTTCTTTAAAATTATCGAAGACGAATGGGGTAAAATTGATGTGGGCACGTATCTCATGGCGACTCCGTCAATCGAAGAGCCGTTTGGACTGGGTATATACAATACGGCTAAAGCGGAACTGGATGAAGAATATGGAATGCGGGTTGGTGTAGAGAATAGTACGTATTTGTTTATTCCTACGAATAGCGAAAGATCAAGACGCTTTAGCCTCTCTTTCATAGGGTATACGTTCAATATTTATAACGTTATGGCGTTATCAAGTTATTATCGGAGGATGTTTGTCCGCTGCATCAAGAATTGAATTTGATCCCCCAAAACATGAGTGT is part of the Fibrobacter succinogenes genome and encodes:
- a CDS encoding TIGR02147 family protein; amino-acid sequence: MKEILEYTSYRQYIADYYADKKAKSAFTWQEFADEAGFSSRVYLKYVSEGRFNLSETATVRVAEAMRLVDYEREYFAEMVRFDHAKTDAEKKAAFNNMLAIGDAHKAKILEGDSFRFFESWKNPVIRELAPSMPGAKPLALAHACRPEITAAEVSDVLNFLVKGGFLEKNDEGNYVQTNKSLTTGRMEVTPLAVRTMHRQMGELALEAIEGVDQDKRNFSGVTFGITKEGYDEIVQEIADCRKRVVAIARKNAATDEVYRLNMQLFPLTQKQDLKK
- a CDS encoding FISUMP domain-containing protein: MNYSKISGQSVCKMAMLLAFVFAACSENNGPVAGGTVEETGLEKISLIGRAMRLSPADKDKVFGGWSSTAKMGSIIRMAELDSVTFDTTGVVYYTECVNSSGEFSFDSVSLNSPYVMFELAPYAENPVYWSWNGVWSFDDYNASEGVYVATYSVIVDVRETRDIDINAMTYLESARILSLVKRGKRFAEAKRQADKELLDDLGMYGDSFDFDKTSYVENKNHLFVLDYIEEMLFQWSEKNSTLLITQAFANMGSLSAVDSIKQFLVEKIYWMKNSEEFSDSVKNVLYNIVAGMHGLGRCTAQNEGKGVEVFGNPDRYMNVYCLSGQWTVLNGRYKMAEIVPTTIGTLVDSRDGMVYKTVTFDIDGLPQTWMAENLRYRDENVQPMNYFDPHYVSLRQKSRNFDFLEYVASLDSAYWNTVSVYKEPELVGYDSLKVEGEHFRGICPEGWHVPTLKEWSRLLYLLEQATGGCANYGCSDDFVENEYLGYHASKYLPQVGFGDYSYESFAFVVQSTDRWELKAIEMAGWNVEVMYGWDTYLWPYGYFSFRCVQD
- a CDS encoding GSCFA domain-containing protein — protein: MNFFTKIDIPAFSWQIDYKSRLAFFGSCFADNISAQFASRKFKVLANPFGTVYNPLSLAKQIKAIADGKLFDEEDVFQDMRLGNHADSEHCGASWHCWDAHGSLSAKTREECIAKLNNAATQAREFLQKADVVFITFGTAFVYFLKSTCENGESSNETTRGQVVSNCHRQNPRLFERQMISVDEAATAIREIVEGLCKIKNDRILRPKFNGSPTQRPQQEKMDSLPSVENDCVEKDHSTENRKSESHEFHIVFTVSPLRHMSDGAHNNTLSKATLQLAINKVIQEIDEANQTCASRNTTVTNPGQSQQNPAFVEHFPSYEIVMDELRDYRFYDSDMIHLSKTAEEYIFERMAETYCNEKTREDIKQVEKFLKSANHRIQDANSPATAAFLQKLHAEAARLESQIAGLKLRL
- a CDS encoding TIGR02147 family protein; protein product: MKDILEYRDYRQYIADYYADRKAKSAFSWQEFATAAGFSSPVYLKYVSEGRFNLSEEAAIRTARSMHLADFECDFFVEMVKFCHAKTDDEKRSAFSNMLSIAESRKMKILEGESFRFFEDWKNPVLRELAPAMPGAKPLALAHACREKISAAEVSETLNFLVKADLLKKDKDGNYEQTDKVVTTGPMEVTPLAVRGMHRQMGEFALDAIEGVPQDERHFSGLTLGITREAYQEIVQKIAEFRKEIIEIATREPATDEVYRLNVQFFPMTNKSLNKKD
- a CDS encoding FISUMP domain-containing protein, whose product is MNNLNRNTLVRDFIGAVFCLMMAFALLMMYSGCSEDNSPINGAHGGAAEEQGVYALAGRAGDVYPKVMGLDGLDSVSGINDGRLEVPEGTVVAVYELNPLTLEPNGRVFLDTIDNGEGRFAFENIFLGSPYVLIEIRDSCIAFDCQERGVWGSSSYQTYVEVPCESVIDSSWGGIWPTDCGILDSTKYPVSLGAIVDVRNYQESGSSKISINTLSYLKIPLLKKYFAEGMSFAAAGKKAEQEILENFGIYEDLGEFENAENVNGELSYVLRMIVRIITLGDAFVYNFPIPFDRYYYITFAAANAFGSDMEQVYLNKIKMLDYGIGYYLQEIGVGRCTESRENEVYKILGHEYMSVVCRSGKWKPGRKKLEYSSGVMTDARDGKTYKTVTYNWGDITQTWMAENLNYTDATSSKTCWDGDSSCDYGRYYTWRTAMDLDWSSIKMTSRIHEFIWNDADSTYKDKWETVAVEDMCLKKGYLEGASDSVKYAYCYVKSPDGKCVANDTADNVYSYCYRKYDGCHLDLSESVFRTKPVAYRGVCPEGWRIPNKEDWEILGQNVAARGASFTDVYGSGFGYTAPMSDVRYALVPSENDVGRISFTAFVGSENVSIDMYMNFTDAPRNALPFFVLNNEMFVRCIKN
- a CDS encoding TIGR02147 family protein, whose translation is MKDVLEYTNYHQYIADYYAEKKAKSAFTWQTFTRAAGFSSPVFLKYVSEGRSNLSEDTAYQVANAMGLAGYEQEYFAEMVKFDHAKTDDEKKSAFNRMLAIADVHKVRIIEGDSFRYFESWKNPVLRELAPSMPGAKPLALARACRPKISAAEVSESLSFLVKANLLQKDKSGNYVQTEKSVTTGPMDVTPVAVRGMHRQMGEFALDAIEGVPQNERHFSGLTLGITQSAYDEIVQEIAEFRKRIVAIATRDDDADEVYRLNVQFFPMTKKSVNKD
- a CDS encoding FISUMP domain-containing protein, producing MKFPRRNSLVSDFIGAAFCLFMAFALVMMYAGCSEDVDRSPLARDGGSTEETALLENITVKGLAMVSPRYESLDSTQLEFALGGVRKGSIVTLYELDSLSLDTTGVAYADTIDNDEGLFNIQVEALKSPYVLIAADMGKIVNVNDQGIGYSENNRVFRAVADVRDSAPIVVDVISDLLYARVRFLVKLDVDFVQAMDRAKRELFDAIGVYDVVPDYKDLESLDYYAMLSVIDAIGLRSGVDVFAQRGSFAEYQWLSSKITDKTTELIRVLSIPQAFYDGMGARGARMYQTIKLYEKYLAGILSAMIGVGRCTTSLEGQVLGIPDSIRNMKEFKIVCRSESWHLTFDKHVSHSFGTMTDARDGRTYKTVTIDFGEKTATWMAENLNYNGAMLDTTYCYDDKAENCEIFGRQYDWHTAVGLGKSVLRNWSYVNMDACRDALSDIYMRKDSQPYDSAYVQRCIEHFENTDPLAKEKCESYGYGENVDTVFFNQWITEMCNAYMGPNNWHVYLSNVDLDSIAVSQGVCPGGWRIPTFDDWEEFFKIIEDEWGKIDVGTYLMATPSIEEPFGLGIYNTAKAELDEEYGMRVGVENSTYLFIPTNSERSRRFSLSFIGYTFNIYNVMALSSYYRRMFVRCIKN